A stretch of Candidatus Acidulodesulfobacterium acidiphilum DNA encodes these proteins:
- the ruvX gene encoding Holliday junction resolvase RuvX produces the protein MPNVKNKKALGIDYGLKRIGLSLSDDTQTIAFPLKYILNDSVKKTVSELKKVIEEENVGLLVIGMPIGLKGKKTEISTEIGKLIEVLKESLKEKIGDGLILTVYDERFSSVQAQRSLIEQNIKRNKRKEKIDSIASTFILQSYLDKQKNIIEKKIF, from the coding sequence ATGCCAAACGTCAAAAATAAAAAAGCGCTAGGCATAGATTACGGCTTAAAAAGAATCGGATTATCCTTAAGCGACGACACTCAAACAATCGCTTTTCCTTTAAAATATATATTAAACGATTCGGTAAAAAAAACGGTTTCCGAGTTAAAAAAGGTAATCGAGGAAGAAAATGTCGGACTTTTAGTTATAGGAATGCCTATAGGCCTTAAGGGAAAAAAAACAGAAATATCAACGGAAATAGGAAAATTAATAGAAGTTTTAAAAGAAAGCTTAAAAGAAAAAATTGGCGACGGTTTGATATTGACGGTTTATGATGAAAGATTTTCTTCGGTTCAGGCGCAAAGAAGCCTTATAGAGCAAAATATTAAAAGAAATAAAAGGAAAGAAAAAATAGACTCTATAGCTTCAACTTTTATACTTCAGTCTTATCTGGATAAACAAAAAAATATAATTGAAAAAAAAATATTCTAG
- the bioB gene encoding biotin synthase BioB, with the protein MSIMQEIRELINENIEIPDDLLLSVFELSGANLMGIFSLALELKEKYTGKKINFCSIVSAKTGICSEDCSFCGQSAVAGKKEKKIKVNSLMSVSEIVESAKIAKKNGANEFSIVTSGTRISDKTELKTIADAVKTIKNEIGITPCASLGLMEYEDLLFLKECGLEIFHHNIETNSDFFKSICTTHSFEDNIKTVKSARKAGLKVCSGVIIGMGESRLDRVKMAKEIKELEVDNIPINFLNPIKGTPLENIEPLTPMECLKTIAMFRIVNPEKNILAQGGREYNLRQLQPLALMAGANGLLLGNYLLTSGRNPELDIELISDLGFEANNLINSPA; encoded by the coding sequence ATGAGCATAATGCAAGAGATAAGAGAACTTATAAATGAAAACATTGAAATTCCGGACGATCTTCTGCTGTCCGTTTTTGAACTTTCAGGCGCAAATCTTATGGGGATTTTTTCTTTAGCTTTGGAATTAAAAGAAAAATACACCGGAAAAAAAATAAATTTTTGTTCTATCGTCAGCGCAAAAACAGGAATATGCTCTGAAGACTGTTCATTTTGCGGCCAATCGGCAGTCGCCGGAAAAAAAGAAAAAAAAATAAAAGTAAATTCTCTAATGTCCGTTTCCGAAATAGTGGAATCGGCTAAAATTGCTAAAAAAAACGGTGCAAACGAATTTTCTATAGTCACGAGCGGAACCAGAATATCCGATAAAACCGAATTAAAAACTATAGCGGATGCCGTAAAAACGATTAAAAACGAAATAGGCATAACTCCCTGCGCTTCTTTAGGGCTTATGGAATATGAGGATTTACTTTTTCTAAAAGAATGCGGACTTGAAATATTTCATCACAACATAGAAACCAACAGCGATTTTTTTAAAAGCATATGTACGACCCATTCTTTCGAAGATAACATAAAAACGGTTAAGTCAGCAAGAAAAGCCGGATTAAAAGTTTGTTCCGGGGTCATAATAGGAATGGGCGAATCCCGTTTGGACAGGGTAAAAATGGCTAAAGAGATAAAAGAACTTGAAGTCGATAATATACCGATAAACTTTTTAAACCCCATAAAAGGAACTCCGCTTGAAAATATAGAACCGCTTACGCCTATGGAATGCCTTAAAACAATAGCAATGTTCAGAATAGTCAATCCGGAAAAGAACATACTGGCGCAGGGCGGCCGTGAATATAACCTGCGCCAGCTTCAGCCTCTTGCTCTTATGGCGGGAGCCAACGGACTGCTTCTTGGAAACTATTTGCTTACGTCCGGAAGAAACCCCGAACTCGACATAGAATTAATTAGCGATCTTGGGTTTGAAGCAAACAATCTTATTAACTCTCCCGCATAA